From Halobacteriovorax sp. GB3, a single genomic window includes:
- a CDS encoding beta-ketoacyl-[acyl-carrier-protein] synthase family protein, translated as MKSRIVITGVGLTAPNGNNLGEFRNALLEGKSGIQFTEVRHMGTLPAGLCDFEETKYQSRKMRKRGTRAGAIGIYCANEAIVDSGINFEKFDKDRVGVYVGITEHGNVETENEIHDLYQNNLNTDYWSHHHNPRTVANNPAGEVTLNLQITGPHYTIGAACAAGNLGVIQAVQMLQLGEVDLALAGGVSESPSTFGIFAAFNSQGALGSHEDPTQATKPLDSDRNGIVISEGGCLYTLERLEDALSRGAKIYGEVIGYHSNSDASDFVLPNTTRQIECMNKAIAKAGITPEQVDIVNMHATGTVMGDIQECDAVGAVFNSYPNTKVNCTKGFIGHAMGAAGALELAGNLPSFTDGTVHPCKKIDNIDPKCALDGLVNGEPVKKDVNIILNNSFGMLGINSSLIIKKFEGEKND; from the coding sequence ATGAAAAGTAGAATCGTCATCACAGGAGTTGGACTTACCGCTCCCAATGGTAACAACTTAGGGGAATTTAGAAACGCTCTTTTAGAGGGAAAATCAGGAATTCAATTTACTGAAGTACGCCATATGGGAACACTTCCAGCTGGTCTTTGCGATTTCGAAGAGACAAAATATCAATCTCGCAAAATGAGAAAAAGAGGAACAAGGGCCGGCGCAATTGGTATTTACTGTGCCAATGAGGCCATTGTTGATAGTGGAATTAATTTTGAAAAATTTGATAAAGACCGCGTTGGTGTTTACGTTGGAATTACAGAACATGGAAATGTAGAAACTGAAAATGAGATTCACGATCTCTATCAGAACAACCTTAATACAGACTATTGGTCTCACCACCACAACCCAAGAACTGTTGCCAATAACCCAGCAGGAGAAGTAACGCTCAATCTCCAAATTACTGGGCCCCACTATACGATTGGTGCAGCTTGTGCAGCTGGAAACTTAGGGGTTATTCAGGCCGTGCAAATGCTTCAACTTGGTGAAGTTGATCTCGCACTTGCTGGTGGAGTTTCAGAATCACCTTCAACATTTGGAATCTTTGCGGCCTTCAACTCACAAGGCGCCCTCGGTTCTCATGAAGACCCTACTCAAGCGACAAAACCACTTGATAGTGATCGTAACGGGATCGTTATTTCAGAAGGTGGATGTCTTTATACTCTTGAAAGATTAGAAGATGCACTCTCACGCGGAGCTAAGATCTACGGAGAAGTCATTGGATATCACTCTAATAGTGATGCGAGTGACTTTGTTTTACCAAATACCACAAGACAAATTGAATGTATGAACAAGGCGATTGCTAAGGCAGGAATCACTCCTGAACAAGTTGATATCGTGAATATGCACGCAACAGGTACTGTAATGGGAGATATTCAAGAGTGTGACGCTGTTGGAGCAGTTTTCAACTCATACCCTAATACTAAAGTTAATTGTACAAAAGGCTTTATTGGTCATGCCATGGGTGCGGCCGGAGCACTTGAACTTGCAGGGAACCTACCATCATTTACAGATGGAACAGTTCACCCGTGCAAAAAAATTGATAATATCGACCCAAAGTGCGCCCTAGACGGTCTCGTTAACGGCGAGCCAGTTAAGAAAGATGTAAATATTATTTTAAATAACTCATTTGGAATGCTTGGAATTAACTCAAGTCTTATCATTAAGAAATTTGAAGGAGAAAAAAATGACTAA
- a CDS encoding GbsR/MarR family transcriptional regulator, producing the protein MNEILNRELAHFQSFFSRMGFKRIDGAVYGLLVLSETPLRSDEIEHKLNLSQSAVSISLKNLSSIGAIESTIDPMEKRVKLHSAKEDALSVVASVFRKREQEYIYEFKAMAKRLKDNSELQDQKTVAKRLDSIIQTCETAEAVMNFVIKITRDKLPGESLALAKKIPEALRFIELGTDPAKKITTHMTKSLATKLMGGLDRIEKNLENYRYEK; encoded by the coding sequence ATGAATGAAATACTAAATCGAGAGCTTGCTCACTTTCAAAGCTTTTTTTCAAGGATGGGATTTAAAAGGATCGATGGAGCCGTCTATGGCCTATTGGTTTTAAGTGAAACTCCTCTTCGATCAGATGAAATTGAACACAAGCTCAACCTCTCACAAAGTGCAGTGAGTATCTCTTTAAAGAACCTCTCATCTATCGGTGCAATTGAATCGACAATTGATCCTATGGAAAAACGAGTTAAGCTCCATAGCGCCAAAGAAGATGCCCTTTCTGTAGTAGCAAGCGTCTTTAGAAAAAGAGAACAAGAGTATATCTATGAGTTCAAGGCCATGGCCAAAAGACTTAAAGACAATTCAGAACTTCAAGATCAAAAAACAGTGGCCAAAAGACTGGATTCTATTATCCAAACTTGTGAGACGGCCGAGGCGGTTATGAATTTTGTTATAAAGATAACAAGAGACAAATTGCCTGGAGAATCACTTGCTCTTGCTAAAAAGATCCCTGAGGCCTTGCGCTTCATTGAGCTTGGCACTGATCCAGCAAAGAAAATAACGACACATATGACAAAATCTCTCGCGACCAAACTAATGGGCGGTCTCGATCGTATTGAGAAAAATTTGGAGAACTATCGCTATGAAAAGTAG